A stretch of the Thiomicrorhabdus indica genome encodes the following:
- a CDS encoding DUF4347 domain-containing protein, whose translation MTALQSPRQIAVIDQTVQDYQTLVEGAKAQGLEVILISAEGDGFEQLAEKLTGRSDIEALHILSHGADGQVFLGGEVLNSDTLANYSDELAVIQQSLSENGDILLYGCNVAATEIGVEFIGKLAQATGADIAASDDLTGASDKGGDWILEQSTGNIESTSIASISFSNVLASQFTQVSDPLAAAGAQTAYSGNRMFIDIDYDSDGDRDFIAYDGSAYKLYINDGSGGFTQTNPNVPFNLINATDYLVADFDNDGDEDVMTADTGANTSTYYRNDGGSFTTVADPLAAAGAQTAYSGNRMFIDIDYDSDGDRDFIAYDGSAYKLYINDGSGGFTQTNPNVPFNLINATDYLVADFDNDGDEDVMTADTGANTSTYYRNDGGSFTTVADPLAAAGAQTAYSGNRMFIDIDYDSDGDRDFIAYDGSAYKLYINDGSGGFTQTNPNVPFNLINATDYLVADFDNDGDEDVMTADTGANTSTYYRQDGTVGGTDNKPPVISSSTPTDNSTGIDPTANISLTFDEVISSTGTGTIKIYKASDNSLVESIPGNDGRVTGSGTTTISINPTTDLTASTEYYILIEKQAFFDADGMTFMGIDDVTTLSFTTGSSNATPTLGGAPADATVNEEVTTAIDLSAYNIGDTDGDTVTLTLAVTSGAIATTDGDGTSGGVTIANSVSASMTLQGAVGDLETYLNDTSKITYTSASINADSSAILTVTPNDGTTDGSADTVTLNITDVTSATSTGAGFNTSNSTNLTPYITTDSSDETIIISTQGHEVGSIADGQGGTDTLSVITGVNLSNMTTLQNFENLTLANDATVTIAASQLAQFTGTITAAGTETMNVNGDGDFTTLANIENFVVGDDVSTDNRTITIVSNSNVSAISDTDFVTFDIGSLNYTGTLQGDSDQYQDTLKMGDGADITGATLSGIDDLQLSSGASVSMTAAQHSDFYLNANIVIASGAEQITISDASSEVIALTPIERYVLNAANTITLSDSGQSVTGSIGDDTVNVGSLAATGTLDAGNGTDTMILSDGANISGATVSNFENLTLDTGASVTMTEAQHDAFTGAITAAGTEQITISAATDGFTGNAAIETYVLGAANTVTLGSVIQNVTGSIGNDTVIVGSFSTVGDLNGADNTDTLWLKDGANVSGATLSNFEMLQLDNNASVTLAAHQLAQFTAGIIAAGTETINIRGDNDFTTLANIENFVVGDDESDFSRTITVAQSNTNVTTISWTDAVTFDVGNLNYSGTLTGEGTVNDTLKMADGSSVSGATLANIENLTLDTGASVTMTEDQHDGFTGTLTAAGTEQITISAATDGFTAKASIETYVLGAANTVTLGAVGQNITGSTGNDTVNVGALTATGTLNADTGTDTLTLSNAANISGATVSNFENLTLANDATVTIAASQLAQFTGIITAAGTETINVNGDGNFTTLANIENFVVGDASTDNRTITIVSNSNVSATSVNDFVIFDIGSLNYTGTLQGDSDLYQDTLKMGDGADITGATLSGIDDLQLSSGASVSMTAAQHSDFYLNANIVIAPGAQQITISDASSEVIALAPVESYVLNAANTITLSDSGHSVTGSTGGDTIVVGAGTDLLTGGTGADTFKGSASNLNGDTIADLEIGDKLLITGINGLTTSNVRFSDANTLQVDTNATDFASPEIAMTLTNAAGANLAYTVEDSGPDTLITFQSLNDAPVFADLNGGATFIEDGSAVVIDSDVTVSDTEQDALNGGNGNFDGASITIARNGGANAEDVFSHNGQLGTLTQGQDFTYNSVTVGTVTTNASGTLVLTFNSSATSAIVNSVLQNIAYSNTSDTPPATVTLDYTFNDGTSDSTGTNQATVTITPTNDAPTVNLNGVTDVTVTEDTASNVDLSSVEFADPESNNITVTLTASAGSFATPADGAATGSGVTETLVNAQTITLEGTAADINTYLDTASNIQYTGDLDVSGDDSATLTISAVDAIGAALSPNPTVNIDITAVNDAPTIATNSGPNVQTNNTVTINNTHLNEGDPDDDGAELTYTLDTLPTSGTLLLNNVALTQGQTFTQADIDNDLLTFEAAGTTGAVTFDITLADGGEDGAGTASDTVTINVTSPPPPPTPEPTEPPTEAPTEAPTEAPTNIIDGVTVEQDEVTENGQTVNKIIINPIPAGRQNTDESSDLADIPLHFDADNNPVTTLRLPEGIGVTARSNETAVDQTSFRDALYLLRDSAPESDWFSMINGLDQWLNGKGAGWLNQVTFSSSSDEAPSQPIQVSGVEGNDKTEVMVIDASQLPAGTVLDLDNIEFAIIVGDVQVRGGEGSNIVFAGGSGQNIVLGAEDDELHAGDGNDTVGSRGGDDQLYGDAGDDILFGGTGNDLIDGGVGTDIAVFAYDYAEYSITQLENTEDGTPQWQVSHATEGTDTLVNIEYLEFADVTITLTGESQINDFATSGLLFF comes from the coding sequence ATGACTGCTCTCCAATCGCCACGGCAAATTGCTGTTATTGACCAAACCGTCCAAGACTATCAAACACTGGTTGAAGGTGCGAAAGCACAAGGCTTGGAAGTTATTTTAATTTCTGCTGAGGGCGATGGTTTTGAGCAACTGGCGGAAAAGCTTACCGGCCGGTCAGATATTGAAGCATTGCATATTCTTTCGCATGGCGCGGACGGTCAAGTCTTTTTAGGTGGTGAAGTCTTAAATTCCGACACGCTTGCAAACTACAGTGACGAGCTGGCAGTCATTCAACAGAGCCTGAGCGAAAACGGTGATATTTTACTTTACGGCTGTAATGTTGCCGCCACGGAAATCGGTGTGGAATTTATTGGCAAACTCGCGCAAGCCACTGGCGCGGACATTGCCGCTTCGGATGATTTAACCGGTGCCTCTGATAAAGGTGGGGATTGGATATTAGAACAGTCTACTGGCAATATAGAATCCACAAGCATAGCCAGCATAAGTTTTTCAAACGTTTTAGCATCACAATTCACTCAAGTTTCAGATCCATTGGCAGCTGCAGGCGCTCAAACTGCATATAGTGGAAATCGAATGTTTATAGACATCGATTATGACTCGGACGGTGATAGAGATTTTATCGCTTATGACGGTTCAGCTTATAAGCTCTATATCAATGATGGCAGTGGCGGATTTACACAGACAAATCCAAACGTGCCATTCAATCTAATCAATGCGACCGACTACCTTGTTGCTGATTTTGATAATGACGGTGATGAAGACGTCATGACGGCTGATACTGGCGCAAATACCTCCACCTATTATCGAAATGATGGCGGGAGCTTTACTACTGTCGCAGACCCACTTGCAGCTGCAGGCGCTCAAACTGCATACAGTGGAAATCGAATGTTTATAGACATCGATTATGACTCGGACGGTGATAGAGATTTTATCGCTTATGACGGTTCAGCTTATAAGCTCTATATCAATGATGGCAGTGGCGGATTTACACAGACAAATCCAAACGTGCCATTCAATCTAATCAATGCGACCGACTACCTTGTTGCTGATTTTGATAATGACGGTGATGAAGACGTCATGACGGCTGATACTGGCGCAAATACCTCCACCTATTATCGAAATGATGGCGGGAGCTTTACTACTGTCGCAGACCCACTTGCAGCTGCAGGCGCTCAAACTGCATACAGTGGAAATCGAATGTTTATAGACATCGATTATGACTCGGACGGTGATAGAGATTTTATCGCTTATGACGGTTCAGCTTATAAGCTCTATATCAATGATGGCAGTGGCGGATTTACACAGACAAATCCAAACGTGCCATTCAATCTAATCAATGCGACCGACTACCTTGTTGCTGATTTTGATAATGACGGTGATGAAGACGTCATGACGGCTGATACTGGCGCAAATACCTCCACCTATTATCGTCAAGATGGTACCGTTGGCGGCACCGATAATAAGCCCCCCGTTATCTCTTCTAGCACTCCGACTGATAACTCCACTGGCATTGATCCTACAGCAAACATTAGCCTAACGTTTGATGAAGTTATCTCGTCAACGGGAACCGGCACAATTAAGATTTATAAGGCTTCAGATAATTCTTTAGTTGAATCGATTCCAGGCAATGATGGTCGAGTTACCGGCTCAGGAACCACTACCATTTCAATCAACCCGACAACCGATTTAACGGCAAGCACTGAATACTACATTCTGATTGAGAAGCAAGCTTTTTTCGATGCAGACGGCATGACCTTTATGGGCATTGATGATGTAACTACTTTGAGTTTTACAACGGGATCATCCAATGCTACGCCAACGCTCGGCGGAGCACCGGCCGACGCCACAGTCAATGAAGAAGTGACCACTGCGATTGATTTATCTGCCTACAATATTGGCGACACAGATGGCGATACGGTGACTTTGACCCTAGCGGTTACTTCAGGGGCGATTGCCACAACGGATGGCGACGGAACTTCTGGCGGTGTGACCATTGCCAATTCGGTTTCAGCGTCTATGACCTTACAAGGTGCTGTTGGAGACCTAGAAACCTATCTGAATGACACCTCCAAAATAACCTATACCTCCGCAAGCATCAATGCGGATAGTAGTGCGATCTTAACCGTCACCCCAAACGATGGCACCACAGATGGTTCTGCAGATACCGTGACTCTTAACATTACCGATGTCACTTCTGCCACCTCAACTGGCGCTGGCTTTAATACCTCGAATAGTACGAATTTGACGCCCTATATCACGACAGATTCAAGTGACGAGACCATTATTATCAGCACTCAAGGTCATGAAGTTGGCTCCATTGCCGATGGGCAAGGTGGCACGGATACCCTAAGTGTGATCACAGGCGTTAATCTTAGCAACATGACCACGCTACAGAACTTTGAAAATCTGACATTAGCCAATGATGCAACAGTGACCATTGCTGCGAGTCAGCTAGCCCAATTCACCGGCACAATTACTGCAGCCGGTACTGAAACGATGAATGTAAATGGTGATGGTGACTTTACCACGCTTGCCAATATTGAAAATTTTGTTGTTGGTGATGATGTATCTACAGACAACCGAACTATCACCATAGTGTCAAACTCAAACGTGAGTGCAATCTCAGACACAGATTTCGTCACATTTGATATTGGAAGTTTAAATTACACGGGAACTCTTCAAGGTGATTCTGATCAGTATCAAGACACTTTGAAAATGGGCGATGGTGCTGATATTACAGGAGCCACCTTATCTGGTATTGACGATTTACAACTGTCATCTGGCGCCTCTGTTTCTATGACAGCAGCGCAGCATTCTGATTTTTATTTGAACGCAAATATAGTAATAGCATCAGGAGCCGAGCAAATTACAATCAGCGATGCATCAAGTGAGGTTATCGCTTTAACCCCTATTGAAAGGTACGTTTTAAACGCTGCGAATACCATTACGCTCAGCGACAGTGGACAGTCTGTAACAGGAAGCATCGGTGATGATACGGTGAATGTTGGCTCCTTAGCGGCAACGGGGACTCTTGATGCAGGCAACGGAACCGATACGATGATACTGTCCGATGGTGCAAATATTTCTGGTGCGACGGTCTCGAACTTTGAAAATTTAACGCTGGATACGGGTGCCAGTGTCACTATGACCGAAGCCCAGCATGATGCCTTTACAGGAGCCATTACCGCAGCGGGTACAGAGCAGATAACGATTAGTGCTGCGACGGATGGTTTTACAGGAAACGCTGCGATTGAAACTTATGTATTGGGTGCTGCGAATACGGTCACGCTAGGTTCAGTGATTCAAAATGTTACCGGTAGCATTGGGAATGACACGGTCATTGTCGGTTCATTTTCGACAGTAGGCGACCTAAATGGAGCTGATAATACGGATACACTTTGGCTAAAAGATGGCGCAAATGTCTCTGGTGCAACGTTATCAAATTTTGAAATGCTTCAGCTTGACAATAATGCATCAGTCACCCTTGCAGCTCATCAATTAGCGCAATTTACGGCCGGTATTATCGCTGCTGGCACTGAAACGATAAATATCCGCGGTGATAATGATTTTACCACCCTTGCTAATATTGAAAATTTTGTTGTTGGAGACGACGAATCGGACTTTAGCCGAACCATTACAGTCGCACAATCTAATACAAATGTGACAACAATAAGTTGGACAGATGCAGTTACTTTTGATGTTGGCAACCTTAATTACTCTGGCACACTGACAGGTGAAGGTACAGTCAATGACACTTTGAAAATGGCTGATGGCAGCTCTGTCTCGGGTGCAACGCTTGCAAATATTGAAAACTTAACGCTTGATACGGGTGCCAGTGTCACTATGACCGAAGACCAGCATGATGGTTTTACTGGTACGCTTACCGCAGCAGGTACAGAGCAGATAACCATTAGTGCAGCGACGGATGGTTTTACAGCAAAGGCAAGTATTGAAACCTATGTATTGGGTGCTGCAAATACGGTCACACTTGGCGCTGTCGGGCAAAATATTACGGGTAGTACAGGTAATGATACGGTGAATGTTGGTGCTTTAACGGCAACCGGCACTCTTAACGCTGACACTGGAACTGATACGCTGACATTATCCAATGCAGCAAATATTTCTGGGGCGACGGTATCGAATTTTGAAAATCTGACATTAGCCAATGATGCAACGGTGACCATTGCTGCGAGTCAGTTAGCCCAATTCACCGGCATAATTACTGCAGCCGGCACTGAAACGATAAATGTGAATGGTGATGGTAACTTTACCACGCTTGCTAATATTGAAAACTTTGTCGTTGGTGATGCATCTACAGATAACCGAACCATTACTATAGTGTCAAATTCAAATGTGAGTGCGACTTCAGTAAATGATTTTGTCATATTTGATATTGGTAGTTTAAATTACACGGGAACTCTTCAAGGTGATTCTGATTTGTATCAGGACACATTGAAAATGGGTGATGGTGCCGATATTACAGGGGCTACCTTATCCGGTATTGACGATTTACAACTGTCATCTGGTGCGTCTGTTTCAATGACAGCAGCTCAGCATTCTGATTTTTATTTGAACGCAAATATAGTAATAGCACCAGGAGCTCAACAGATTACGATCAGCGATGCGTCGAGTGAGGTTATAGCTTTAGCTCCTGTTGAGAGCTATGTCTTAAACGCGGCCAATACCATTACGCTCAGCGACAGCGGGCATTCTGTCACGGGTAGCACCGGCGGCGACACCATAGTGGTTGGCGCAGGAACCGATTTACTGACCGGAGGAACCGGCGCCGATACGTTTAAAGGTTCCGCGAGCAATTTAAATGGCGACACCATTGCCGACTTAGAGATAGGCGATAAGCTCCTCATTACCGGTATTAACGGGCTAACAACTTCTAATGTACGTTTTTCAGATGCCAACACTCTGCAAGTCGATACTAATGCGACTGATTTTGCATCCCCTGAAATTGCAATGACTTTAACTAACGCAGCGGGTGCTAATCTAGCCTATACGGTTGAAGACAGCGGTCCGGATACCCTGATTACTTTCCAATCACTCAACGATGCCCCCGTGTTTGCGGATTTAAATGGCGGCGCCACCTTTATTGAAGATGGTTCAGCCGTGGTGATTGACAGCGACGTAACCGTTTCCGATACCGAGCAGGATGCACTGAATGGTGGGAATGGTAACTTTGATGGCGCATCGATTACGATTGCACGTAATGGCGGTGCCAACGCAGAAGATGTATTCAGTCATAATGGACAGCTTGGCACTTTAACCCAAGGACAAGACTTTACTTACAACAGTGTCACCGTCGGAACCGTGACAACGAATGCTTCAGGAACATTAGTCTTAACGTTTAACAGCAGTGCAACCAGTGCCATTGTGAACAGTGTTTTGCAAAACATTGCCTACTCAAATACCTCTGATACACCGCCTGCAACCGTCACTCTGGACTATACCTTCAATGATGGCACCAGTGATTCCACTGGAACAAATCAAGCAACGGTCACGATTACCCCCACCAATGATGCGCCTACGGTGAATCTGAATGGCGTGACCGATGTGACCGTTACAGAAGACACTGCTTCGAATGTTGATTTATCCTCTGTCGAGTTTGCCGATCCAGAGAGTAATAACATCACTGTGACCTTAACCGCATCGGCCGGTAGCTTCGCAACTCCGGCGGATGGCGCAGCTACTGGCTCAGGCGTAACAGAGACGTTGGTCAATGCTCAAACCATTACCCTTGAAGGAACGGCTGCGGATATTAACACCTACTTAGACACCGCGAGCAATATTCAATATACCGGTGATTTAGATGTGTCGGGTGATGACTCAGCAACTCTCACCATAAGTGCTGTCGATGCAATCGGTGCTGCGCTTTCGCCGAATCCGACCGTCAATATTGATATTACGGCCGTCAACGATGCGCCGACCATTGCCACCAACAGTGGTCCAAATGTGCAAACGAATAACACGGTCACCATTAATAATACACACCTAAACGAAGGTGACCCAGACGATGATGGTGCCGAGCTCACCTACACATTGGATACACTCCCAACCAGTGGAACCTTACTGCTTAATAATGTCGCTTTAACACAGGGGCAAACCTTTACCCAAGCCGACATTGATAATGATTTATTAACCTTTGAAGCGGCAGGAACAACGGGGGCAGTCACCTTTGACATCACACTTGCCGATGGCGGAGAGGATGGTGCAGGAACAGCCAGTGATACCGTGACAATCAATGTCACGTCACCACCACCGCCTCCAACACCAGAACCAACGGAGCCTCCGACCGAAGCACCTACTGAGGCTCCCACAGAGGCCCCAACAAATATAATTGATGGGGTGACGGTCGAGCAAGACGAAGTCACCGAAAACGGTCAGACTGTGAATAAAATCATTATTAACCCTATACCGGCCGGCCGACAGAACACCGACGAGAGTAGTGATCTGGCCGACATCCCATTACACTTTGATGCCGATAACAATCCAGTCACCACCCTAAGGCTTCCAGAAGGAATTGGTGTGACGGCACGCAGTAATGAGACCGCGGTTGATCAAACCAGCTTCCGAGATGCATTGTATTTACTGAGAGATTCAGCGCCCGAATCTGATTGGTTTTCAATGATTAATGGACTCGACCAATGGTTGAATGGTAAGGGTGCCGGCTGGTTGAATCAAGTGACGTTTAGTTCATCAAGCGATGAAGCGCCATCACAACCGATTCAAGTCAGTGGTGTCGAAGGGAATGACAAAACCGAAGTCATGGTGATTGATGCGAGTCAACTACCGGCTGGCACAGTGCTTGATCTCGATAATATTGAATTTGCCATTATTGTCGGAGATGTCCAAGTTCGTGGAGGAGAAGGCAGTAACATCGTCTTTGCCGGCGGCAGTGGTCAGAATATTGTCCTAGGTGCCGAAGACGATGAGCTACATGCGGGTGATGGGAATGATACTGTTGGCAGTCGCGGAGGTGATGACCAGCTCTATGGCGATGCAGGTGACGATATACTCTTCGGCGGTACCGGAAACGACCTCATTGACGGCGGTGTCGGAACGGACATTGCCGTGTTCGCCTATGACTATGCCGAATACAGCATTACACAACTGGAAAATACCGAAGACGGCACGCCCCAATGGCAAGTCAGTCATGCGACAGAAGGCACCGACACGCTGGTGAATATTGAATATCTGGAATTCGCGGATGTGACCATTACCTTAACAGGCGAAAGTCAGATCAATGATTTTGCCACCTCTGGTCTGTTGTTCTTCTAA
- a CDS encoding cache domain-containing protein — MKEFSNQQIKQFNEYLPGVKSYLDALEHQDLWWTTVAMVGKINNENIDPQLLVSVVETQKEFQNLRDIMMQSLVNRYLNQASSEMTLNAQASIDMIIRNLFERTADVGFLATDDDLVEFLTKEQVTEQEQTFIEHRIQEYVAKYSVYDDIVLLNPQGEVRAKLNENNPVTISSDPLIQQALRTQEAYIEIYRHSDIFPNKTQSLIYAKRIENQGQAVGVLCMSFEFSEEMEGIFNTLIKETPGYELMLLDESGKVIAANSETQSSLGKQVTEPRQDTAPKMSAQGLEFCTLTHGYQGFKGLKWYGYAKAGYQTAFQKGKEEASIEVEINHDSSIYLHDLEEMNLKVSTLLLIVILNGKITSLKRDVKAFLPVLDSFQDISQNIQEIFDDFIHHIHQVLVKTIITKVEFSASLAVEVMDRNLYERANDCRWWALNSTFRELLTKHAESTTLQVQETDELHKILKYINDLYTVYTNIMLYDARGKILAVSNPDESYLVGTQLPQQSVITDCLKLDSTQKYTVSKFEQTDLYSDRHTYVYHAPVKHWEQPNKNVGGIALVFDSEPEFQAMLQETEPKYLNKEINEATHCLFTTPAGEIISSSSDRFSVGQQLVLPSSLKELPNGKSGAIEWQYEGKKCIVGYKLSEGYREYKVNDGYQNDILAMVITFIE, encoded by the coding sequence ATGAAAGAATTCTCCAATCAACAAATCAAACAATTTAATGAATATTTACCTGGCGTCAAAAGCTATTTAGACGCACTTGAACACCAAGATCTTTGGTGGACCACTGTCGCAATGGTCGGAAAAATCAATAATGAAAACATTGACCCTCAGCTGTTAGTTTCAGTGGTTGAGACTCAAAAAGAATTCCAAAATCTTCGTGACATCATGATGCAGTCATTAGTGAATCGCTACCTGAATCAAGCAAGTAGTGAAATGACACTCAATGCACAGGCTTCAATTGACATGATTATCCGCAATCTGTTTGAGCGAACTGCGGATGTCGGTTTTCTTGCAACCGATGATGATTTGGTTGAATTCTTAACCAAAGAACAAGTGACCGAGCAAGAACAGACATTTATTGAACATCGCATTCAAGAATACGTTGCGAAGTACAGTGTTTATGACGATATCGTTCTGCTCAACCCTCAAGGCGAAGTTCGCGCCAAGCTGAATGAAAATAATCCAGTAACAATATCAAGCGACCCTCTTATTCAACAAGCACTGCGCACTCAAGAAGCCTACATCGAAATCTATCGACACTCAGACATCTTTCCGAATAAAACGCAAAGCCTGATTTACGCTAAGCGTATTGAAAACCAAGGTCAAGCCGTCGGCGTGTTATGCATGAGTTTTGAGTTTTCGGAAGAAATGGAAGGGATTTTTAACACCTTGATTAAGGAGACTCCTGGCTACGAGCTTATGCTGCTAGATGAATCGGGAAAAGTGATTGCGGCCAACTCCGAAACACAAAGCTCTTTAGGGAAACAAGTCACTGAACCACGTCAGGACACAGCCCCCAAAATGAGCGCACAAGGATTAGAGTTTTGCACCTTAACTCATGGCTACCAAGGTTTCAAAGGTTTGAAATGGTATGGTTATGCAAAAGCAGGCTACCAAACGGCATTTCAAAAAGGCAAGGAAGAAGCTTCAATAGAAGTTGAAATTAATCACGACTCATCCATTTACCTGCATGACCTTGAAGAGATGAATCTTAAGGTTAGCACCCTGCTGTTGATTGTTATTTTGAATGGAAAAATCACTTCTTTAAAACGCGACGTTAAAGCCTTTCTTCCGGTATTGGACAGTTTTCAGGATATTAGCCAAAATATTCAAGAAATCTTTGATGATTTTATTCATCACATTCATCAAGTCCTAGTCAAAACGATTATTACCAAAGTTGAGTTCAGTGCGAGTTTAGCCGTCGAAGTCATGGATCGTAATCTTTATGAACGTGCAAATGATTGTCGTTGGTGGGCCTTAAATAGCACTTTCCGTGAGTTATTAACAAAGCATGCAGAGTCAACCACTCTTCAGGTTCAAGAAACAGACGAACTGCACAAAATCTTAAAGTACATCAATGACCTCTACACGGTTTATACGAATATCATGCTTTATGATGCGCGCGGTAAAATTCTTGCCGTCTCGAACCCTGACGAAAGTTATTTAGTCGGCACACAACTGCCACAGCAAAGTGTCATCACTGACTGTCTAAAATTAGATTCGACACAGAAATATACGGTTTCAAAATTTGAACAGACCGATTTATATTCAGACCGTCACACCTATGTCTATCACGCGCCTGTCAAACACTGGGAACAACCAAACAAAAACGTCGGTGGGATTGCATTGGTGTTCGACAGCGAACCAGAATTCCAAGCAATGTTGCAAGAGACAGAACCGAAGTACCTCAATAAAGAAATCAATGAAGCCACCCACTGCTTATTTACCACACCGGCCGGTGAAATTATCTCTTCTTCAAGCGACAGATTCTCTGTCGGACAACAATTAGTATTGCCAAGCTCTTTAAAAGAGTTACCAAATGGAAAATCTGGAGCTATTGAGTGGCAATATGAAGGCAAAAAATGCATTGTGGGATATAAACTTTCAGAAGGCTATCGAGAATACAAAGTGAATGATGGTTACCAAAATGACATCTTAGCGATGGTCATCACCTTTATTGAATAA